The genome window AGGAAGCCAATGAATCAGTGGTTAATGAAGTTAAATCACAGATGATTAATGAGGATATGATTGGCACTATAACTAATCTTTTTAAGGCGGTGGGAGATCCTACGCGTCTAAAGATATTATATGCTCTTTCTAAGAAACCTCTTTGTGTTTGTGAACTGGCAGCATTATTGGAAATGGAACACTCTGCAATATCACATCAACTCAGAGTTTTAAGAGATAAAAATTTGGTTAAATTCAAAAAAGAAGGTAAAA of Methanobacteriales archaeon HGW-Methanobacteriales-1 contains these proteins:
- a CDS encoding transcriptional regulator; the encoded protein is MNEGSCEIQEANESVVNEVKSQMINEDMIGTITNLFKAVGDPTRLKILYALSKKPLCVCELAALLEMEHSAISHQLRVLRDKNLVKFKKEGKMARYYLKDDHIVILIKMAVEHAEEK